Proteins from a single region of Sinorhizobium alkalisoli:
- the flgF gene encoding flagellar basal-body rod protein FlgF encodes MQTGLYVALSSQMALEKRLNTLADNIANSNTVGFRATEVKFNQVLGDTKPTKVSYVSEGDEYLSTTSGSLARTGATLDFAVRGDAWFSIETPAGPALTRDGRFSLTEAGELVTIKGYPVLDAGGAPIQVNGAAGDIKVGADGVIHQNDTQVASLGLYQADFSGGFMRYDNSAVMPAIQPEPVVDRFDVGVMQGFLEESNVNAIQEMTQLIMVTRAFDNVTALMRDSEGSLDEAIKTLGGAR; translated from the coding sequence GTGCAGACCGGCCTCTATGTCGCGCTTTCGTCGCAGATGGCGCTCGAAAAGCGCCTCAACACGCTTGCGGACAATATTGCGAATTCCAACACCGTCGGCTTCCGCGCTACGGAGGTGAAATTCAACCAGGTGCTCGGCGACACGAAGCCCACCAAGGTCTCCTATGTGTCGGAAGGCGACGAATATCTGAGCACCACCAGCGGCTCGCTGGCGCGGACCGGCGCCACGCTTGACTTTGCCGTCCGGGGGGACGCCTGGTTCTCGATCGAGACGCCCGCCGGTCCGGCGCTCACCCGGGACGGCCGCTTCAGCCTGACCGAGGCGGGAGAACTTGTCACCATCAAGGGGTACCCGGTGCTCGACGCCGGCGGCGCCCCGATCCAGGTCAACGGCGCGGCCGGCGACATAAAGGTCGGCGCCGACGGAGTCATCCACCAGAACGACACTCAGGTTGCGTCCCTCGGCCTGTACCAGGCGGATTTCAGCGGCGGCTTCATGCGTTACGACAACAGCGCCGTGATGCCTGCCATCCAGCCGGAGCCGGTGGTCGACCGATTCGACGTCGGTGTGATGCAGGGCTTCCTAGAAGAGTCGAATGTCAATGCCATTCAGGAGATGACGCAGCTCATCATGGTGACGCGCGCCTTCGACAATGTGACCGCGCTGATGCGCGACAGCGAGGGCTCGCTCGACGAGGCGATCAAGACACTCGGCGGCGCCCGCTAA